The nucleotide sequence TTACTTATAAATCATAAATGATTCCTCATCCAACACTATCTTGCCTTTTAAACGTCAATAAGTAAAGACTTTTTTGTCGTGTCAAATCTCCTGCGGTAAATAACTAGTAATTCTAGTAATCTGGAGATGAGTCCTGCGATGGGATTGTAATTGGAGGCTTGTGTGATTACACTCTAATCAGGAGAGCAAGGCGAGGGCGAACACACACTGGCTCATAAACACTTGTACTGCCGTCCGCACTAATCATTGAACTAGCATAAACTAGAAAGCCCTGGACATCCTTGACCAAGCATAGGAACCAACGGGTGGTGGTGTCAAACATCAGGCAGAGGTTTGATCCCAGTGCGAGTGGACTGCAAGTCACGTAACGTCACTGTTGGGAAACTGAGAAAGCTTTAAATGGATGGAATAATATGCTGCTGATACTATCTCCTATTTCCTACTGTTGAGGATTCTGAAAATAGATGTACTGAAGACTTACATGAGGAATGCATGACATACTATATCAGTTATTCTGCAGATATAAAgacattttctttatttatcaTTATTGGTATCAGACGATTTTGGATATTTAATTGTTTGTGCTAATTTTCTATTATTACATTAAGAACTAACATCCTCTACAAAGCTAACTTAACTTTAATCTttgaaaaactgtaaaaatataatattcaacaaatctaaaaaaataaatatctatTTTTCATGCTGTACATTATAATGTTGTGTCGCCTGAAATTCACATGTATCATTAAAATGAACCGATTTCTGTGTttaatcttttatttatttttttaaaaatcgttTAAAATTGATACGTTTTCTCCGATTGTTCAGTGAGAATGAACAAAAAATGACgaaaaaaaaaggggaaaaaaatacacaaatgcCATTATCTTTACACgttaaaatattttacagaaagaTCTCTTCTACAGAATTCAACAGCATTATATATTGCTTTATTCGCTACATTCTTTAACACTTTAACTTATGCCCTGCCCACTTTACCTGTGAGAGTAGAGGGCGTGACTGATGTTGAACATCTGAAACGATGTCACATAATCAATGGGTGAGGTCTGGATGGTCTTCTGTACAGGAACGAAACACAAACAAGCCAATGTTGATGCATAAGGGTTACATTCTTATCTTTTTAAACAGGATTCTGGTAGAAGGACAAATATTACCAATCTAGCTTGTACTAGACTCATCAATGCAGTTTCTTGTCCAGAATACTTTTCAATACAATATTTGTCAGCAACTGCCTAATGTAGCAGTTATAAATCCAGACTACGTATTTAACACAACATCTGTCAGCAACTACATGTAAGCTGCAATCTGTGGAGCAGTTCCTCTCTGAGCTCATGTTTGGAACTAGAGCTCTCGGAGAAACTGTGTAATGACATAATAAATTGGTCCTCAATCCGAACCGCCTGTACAGGACCTGACCTAGTTCAAGCAAAAgaatctctctcactctctcagcCCAATGTTCAACAACCTTCATTTACAAGGCCTATGGGATTAACAGGACATTTGCGGATTAATGCATGGGATGGAAGACCATCATGGTCATTCATTAACATGGCTATACAGCTATTTGTGTATATGCATGGCTCACTTCATCCTGTAGAGCAAAGGTGATCTGGGTCGAGCCTCCTCCTAAATCCAGCATGCCTACTGTAGGAGTTTCAGTAGCATGAAGACCGCCTGTGAAGGAGAGATTTTTTAAATCACTAACTAATTCCAAGAACATACATTTTCAAGTCGAAgtaaagaagaaaacaaaataaaaaaagtttgcaTGTGAGTAGGGTGACTATTGTAAAGTATAAATTAATCATATATTTCTCCAGATTAATCTTTGTAATTGTTCTTTTGATGTTCATTGACTAAATTTTTGTGACATATTCTGTGACTACTAAAATTGCTTACCTATTAAAAAGTTTATGGTGATCCAAGCAGACATGCctgtgtaaaaataaatgtgcatcaATTGTTAGcacaataattacatttttccttAAAAGTTTTTAGTTCATTGTACTATTAAAAACATACTACTTTCTCGCAGTCCTACTGAAACTAAGCTGCAAAAACATTTCAGGCAGAAAAATACATTAATCCTTTACTGCCCACACTTACACATTTATGACTGGACCCATCACAGTGATATAATACACAGTGATATAATATAACAGAAAGATGGATCAATCTATTATTTTTAACACAACGGAAAAAAAATAGTGGAATAAACTCCTGGCTGCGTGTAGCATCTGCAGGGACTGTATGCAGATCCATCCGACAGATCTCAACATCAGAAATTAGCAGTTTTcttctgaattttcagcagctatTAATTTAGTCTTCAGTCTCACATGACCCCTTAGAAATCAATCTAACATGCCGATTTGGTCCTtaaactaaagttttgattctgtcatcatttactcaagcTCAAGTTGTTCCTGTATGAGTTtcctttttttctgctgaacacaaaagaatacatatataacaaatatattttaaagaatgttggtaaccaaacaggcccagggccccattgacttccatagtaggaataAAATACTATGActaccatcaactgtttggttaccaacattcttcaaaatataattgtttgtgttcaacaaaagaaagaaactcatataggtttggagtgagtaaataatgacagaattttcattttggggtgaactatccctttaagaaacattttttttattacattttattatacagTTGAAccagtgctgcttaatattttcatgcaaactgtgatacatttttcTTAGATGAATGgaaggttcaaaagaacggctttatttgaaatagtctaatctttattaacattataaatgctttTACTGTCcctttttgatcaatttaacttGTCCATgctttgaacagtagtgtacatCATATACTGGTGGATTCCATGCATTTAAAGAGTTAATCATTAACATAGTCATGGTCTGGAAAGATTATAAAGTCTCTGGCAACgcgagtgggtgagtgagtgcaTCATTGGATCTTTGTGCTAAAACTCTTATAAACTCTGTTTGTTTTGAATGTAGATTGCTTCTTAACAAAGTAAAGGGCTTTAGTGCTCAGAAATAACCAAACTCACTTAGTATCTATAAACTCCATCCCTGCCGTTCCCTCACATATACCACTTAGAAACAGCATTAACAATAAGTCTGTATGATTTGCTGTGATGGACTAATCTGGTCGGGTAAGCTTGTGCGTCCAGGAGAGTTTAGATTCATGCTGATAATGAGACTGAGATTATCCGGTTACGGGACCTGCAGAGTTTAAGCATTAATTTTACTAAATTTCAAACACAAATTGCAACCCATTAAGCAAATATAACTTGTATATCAACAAAAAGCAGTATTAACCTGGCTTTTGTTAAACACTCAGTTTGCACATGCTAGTTTGTTCCTTTAAAAGGAATTTACTGCCAAGCAAATTAATGGCCGCTAATCTGTTTGCTGAGATTAGTGCACACGGGACATTATCCTCTGGGTTCATTATTACTTGTGTGAACTATTTTAAAGGATTGGATTAAAGTCCCATATACGCATTATCTATCgttaatatacacacacagatcaaGCTATTACTGAAGAAAATTTCAATTTACAACTTATATCTTTATGCCTGAAGCGCAAATGCTTGTCCGCAGTGACCAGAAGCTTATGATGAGCTGGAGATGTACAGTAAAACATCTGCTGGTTTCACATTCCTGACGGACAGAGTTAACTCCTGCATGGATCATAGCTCAGGAAAACACTGCAACATTACAATCATAGAAACGAGAACATTTGTCTCAACCTTTGAGGATGTGCTACCTCAGTTTtcctaatattaaaaataataaccctaAAAAGTAGTTTGCCACACAAAACCCAGTTGACTTGTTAGCCGAGACTGTGAAGTCAAGTTTTTCATGGACTAATCATGGCTAGACTTCATGGctaatatatattaatgttacaaaagtaCATTAAGGTTGTTTAGTTTagaattttttatgtttttttaatgtcatattttacgtcaaaataaaagtgaaaCTTCCTTGTAATATATGGTAGGTTATACAATGCTTTAAAGTTATAGTATAttctattacaatttaaaaacaaacttgTTTTATTACAAATCTGACATTATTAAGTAGGGCAAAGGAGCAATTGAAACAGTACCTTCATCTGTGCCATCCATGATTGACACACTGTCAGGTCTATAGAAGAACAAGGATTCGCTAAACACCTCCCTCACCTGCAGAAGAGAGGTTTTAGACGTAACATGACAAGACATGGTTAGGAAATACTGAGACTACATGCTGAACAAAAAATGCCTGAAGAAACAGCTCTAATCTATTAAAATTGTGTTGTAGTATTCCTTATTTGTAAGCAGCTTTGCCAAAAAAATCTGCTTAATTACTATGTTTGAAATTTTTATGATATAGTAACCGTATACATTTAGTTAACTTAAAGCACTAGCCACGAATACTAGCTGTAAGAGGGTATGGAGATTTTTCTAAGGGTTCAATTTAATAAAAACTGTTcaatttatgagtaaaataagATCCGATAGTTAAATGTTTTAACACTTCAAGTATACTAAGGCCTTGTCTAAACTAATATTTTATAAACCAAATTTTTTTGTAATCTTTGTCCTCCCGCCCACACTGAGACcgcttttttaaatttaaaagaaaacagAGCTTTTTAAAAAAGCTTTCCAAAGTGGATACATTTGCATGTATTTGAAATCGATAGCGCATGTTTAGTCAGGTGATAGATAGTGTATCGATAGATATTCATGTTTACTAGAGGTTTGGTATTGTGGTTTAGTATTGTGCCTTTATTGTGCTATACACTTTTACACAGTTGCTAAATTGTGTTACTTTGAGAGATGACAGAAAATGTACTCGCATTTGCTGTCCTGCAGCAAAACATAAGACCAGTTGTTGGCGCCAATACGATTCCCTAGGGGCTCAAGGTCCTTTGCCGATCCCGTACCCCTCTCTCTCCACCCCACTCTTTCCTGTCAAATTCTCTACTGATCTTTCCAATAAAAGCACGAAAaggcaaaaaaagaagaaaaaaagaaagagagcagCTGCGTTTTAGACCAAATATAATGGTGAGTGAGTGCGACCTTGACGCATCATTGAATGGTGATAAAATGATCCTGCCAGAACAAAATTGCATGATAACTTTATGACTTGTTGGTATCATCTAAGAGAGATTTTATGAGGGTTTACGCATGTGCAGTAAGGTCAATTTTGTCTTTTCCGGCATTTCAGTGTGGATGAGAAACTTTTGGAAAATACTAGTGTGAACGAGAGCATTCTGAAATGAAAACAcagttttcaaatgtatccggATTAATGTAGACGTAGCCTTATCTAGTGACTTAttaaaaacatgcccacacttATGAAACAgtatgtttgtttaaaaaaaaaaaacagcttcaAAATTCACGATATGGATGTGTGTAATTTACATTAGAGAGCAAAACATTCAAGTATCGTCATGTTATGTTTACCAAAGGCCTTAATATACTCATAAATTGAAAATCTTGAGGTAACCACTGGTGAATTAGGTCTTCTGGGTTTTGACATCATCCCTGCACCCCTCTATACAGGGAAAGTTTATTTGATGAATGTTGGTTCTCTGACCTTGTCCAGCAGGATGTTGGCCTTCTCACCAGGCAGCAGCCTGAGCCCTGCCGTGGCTCTGAGCATGAGAGGAGAAGAACCCCATAAGGTTTCAGGAACCGTGTCTTTAGCAGCCTTTAACAATTCCAAAAGTCCCTCCTTACTCTATAAAACAACAGCATCAGCTACATTAATATGACCATCAAACTGCAGATGGGAAAAATAAGACAACAAACCTTTTAAAACGGCATTCACAAAGGgtttaaaattataaaacttGATCACATTTCCTGGTTACCTTTTCTGGGTCATCAGCATATGCAGACAGTCCAGGTTTTATAGCTCTAAATGTCTCGTGAGCTAATTTTGGAGCTTCTGTTAACACATAAAtgatatataatttaaacaatatCATAAAAACTGTTAAATATCATAAAatcaattcataaaaatatatttacacacctccatttttgttttttttgtaaagaattttacattgttacaaaaaatgTCAAGCTTTCTATTCAAAGAagcctgaaaaaaaaatctatcacAATTTTTTATCTAAAATACTAATTCATAAGTGTTTCTTGAGgaccaaatcatcatattagaaggatttctgaaggatcatgtgacactgatgattgaagtaatgatgctgaaaattcagctttgcattacaggaataaattacatttcagaATATACCAAATACTCTATATATATActcatatataataatatatactcttctaattgtttttactgtattttttttatcaaataaatgtagtctCTGCGAGCATTtcaccaaccccaaacttttgaagtaTATGGAATAACATTCATTAAAGGCTATGTGTAACATTGATTAACTGCAGTATTAGGGTTCTACATGGCTTATATCAAAGTTTGCATAATAAACGACATAAACAAATGTTTCAGCCACTGATAATATCTAACCATAAGGTGCGACCTTTGACCCATCAGGCTTAGCTATGtacgtgcatgtgtgtgcgtgccTGATAGCATAGACTACTTGATGTCCATTATAATATGACAATCATAGGTTTAACAATAAAGGCTAAAGCAGCACTTAACTGATTTAGCTCAGAATTGGGATGCAATAACTAAGCCATTGGGCGATCAGCGCTACGCTAGGCAGTAAACCTAATATCTATGGATAACACCCACACAGTCAACATGGTATTTTGGCAGTAAGTTTGTAGatttaaagtaaataaataattaagtaaGTGTGCAATACAGTGCACTAGTCAGGTAATAGTTTTCAAATATCAcaatttgtttaatataaatagATAATTTGATCTTAAAAGATATTTCAACAAAACACCATAGCCATAATTATTGGTACTAAtacaaaaatcataataatttatttaatctgaattaatatttatgactgtaatatatttgaaatgtacattttacttaTAACCTTCTTAACTATGTTATTATCATGTGTGAAATATGTTCACcaatgtatttttagtattataaactattttagtatttaattagcttttattttttagcaTCTTAATTGAgctgtaatttattttatttcagctttgtATTAATAGACGAAAACAACACTGCTTGCTATTGTACATAAAGATTTTAAGACTACATTTACAGAAAACATTTCTGAAGTCATTGTtatgaaaaaacatttgttATGTTGAATAGGCCGGAAATGTGGTCTTATTTGCAGTTTTATTTGTAGTCTTATTTGTTGCATTGACTCTTTTAGATACCCTTTATTTCCCTAATTTGAACGTTTTGATTATTAGTCTTTGAGTAGATTCAAATACCTCTTAAATTTTAACATACCATTTGGCTCCATCTGAAATTTGAAGATGTGAATCCTGGTTCCAGTGCTTCCAGCATCAAACATAATACCATACTGGAAATTTTCACTGACCACCTGGGCTGAGGTTGGATGTTTATGGGTATAAATCCTAAATTGGGGCAGTTGCTCAGATACCGGTGGCTTGGAGTCATCATAATGATGTTTGACGTAGGTGAGGTAGAGCACCAGGCATCCCACAAACATAAAGATGAAAGCTAGCTTTGGGAACTTCATAATGGCAGCCAGAGGTACATGATGTGGAGTCAATTTCCCAATGCAGCAGGCTCAACAGTTCTCTCCACTACCTacagaaaaacacaaaaaacataatataaaagGTTTTAATTTGCTATGAGataaagaaaaatatcaccAACCCCAAACTAATAAAACACTAACGAAGATTTACAAATTTAACAAAACCGAAAGATACAGTATTTATAATATGCCtgttttcacaacaaaaaatgtaataaaatacaaCAAATGTCCTATATTTCCTGCCACAGCTATGACGTCACACAATTACTACTAGCACTTAGTaacaccaacaacaacaaacagcTGCAATTTTGTCAATATTGTAAGAATTCACTGACTGTGTAGCTAACAGTTATTCATTAagtgaattattttatttgtcagTATTAATAACAAATATTGACACATTATGTTTTGTATCTGTCATGTTGAACCCATAGGTTGAACCATGATTGGTGATAggcaaaaatacacaatttggAAGAGCacattcatctaaaataataactttatataaacacttgtactttattttaattgtgtGTTATGGCTCAAGAAAAACGTCAGAATAGAAAAATAAATCGTATTGTTATGACTCAACAATGTCATTTTCggtgtttataatatttaagaTCGTAATACCTAGTTCCCTGTAGCAAGATCATATTCCTTCAGATGCGAGTCGTGTTTTATTTATCGACGAATAGCCATGGTGAGGTGTTGACCTTATTCCTTTTGGAAAAATTCTCAAAACTCTTCTGGTCTCCTTTTGATTACGTCAGTAACGTGCAACGTGGAGATGACGTAGGCGAACAAGTACGTCACGCGGTCGAAACGGAaacttttactgtctatggtcgaAAACACAGCTTCCTCGCACAACTCTACTTGCAGCAATTTTATAATAATAGATGCTACTGCTTAATAAAAAGGTAATAAATATTCCtcagatatttttgttgttgttatgttCAAATCCTTTTGTTAGAGAAAtccataattaaatatttttgttactTTGCTTCATTTTCTATATTCATGATGACACGCATTAAACGAACACCGTTTAATCCCaccggtcacaattgtgaccgtaAATTTTCCACGCATATTTTAGTGTAGTTTTAAAAAGCAACTTCTATTATGAAGCAAATTTTCATTATaatgaataatataataatcaataatacacATTTAAGATGTCTACATGAATACTGGGCAGGTCTAACATTGTTGTGTAGTTTGGTCGTGTGACCACACTCACTTATTTCTTGGTACTGCCATCTTAACACAATGACAACGTGaaagcacagaaatgactggACAATTTAAATCATTAATCAAAGTTAATTTTTGAATAGCTCATTAATTTTGTTGCACACATCATCATGAAAGGGTTATCTATACATACatattgaaattatattaataccTAATATTAGTCAGGATCCAGATAAATGAAgacggtcacaattgtgacaGGTAGTATAAccatccctccctccctccctccctccctccatccatcGTACTTATGTctgtacttctgtctgtctatacctTTGTCTAGCTATacttctttctgtctgtctgtctgtctatctatacttctgtctgtctgtctaactatacttctgtctgtctaactatacttctgtctgtctaactatacttctgtctgtctgtctatctatacttctgtctgtataactatacttctgtctgtctgtctaactatactcctgtctgtctgtctaactatacttctgtctgtctgtctaactatacttctgtctgtctgtctaactatacttctgtctgtctgtctaactatacttctgtctgtctgtctatctatacttatgtctgtctaactatacttctgtctgtctgtctaactatactcctgtctgtctaactatacttctgtctgtctgtctaactatacttctgtctg is from Pseudorasbora parva isolate DD20220531a chromosome 10, ASM2467924v1, whole genome shotgun sequence and encodes:
- the entpd6 gene encoding ectonucleoside triphosphate diphosphohydrolase 6 isoform X1, whose translation is MKFPKLAFIFMFVGCLVLYLTYVKHHYDDSKPPVSEQLPQFRIYTHKHPTSAQVVSENFQYGIMFDAGSTGTRIHIFKFQMEPNEAPKLAHETFRAIKPGLSAYADDPEKSKEGLLELLKAAKDTVPETLWGSSPLMLRATAGLRLLPGEKANILLDKVREVFSESLFFYRPDSVSIMDGTDEGMSAWITINFLIGGLHATETPTVGMLDLGGGSTQITFALQDEKTIQTSPIDYVTSFQMFNISHALYSHSYLGLGLMSARLAVLGGFEGQPLAGPQELISPCLAPDFSGQWEHTDVLYTVKGQKAGEPIYESCLKKVEKMIYKRVRKTEDVKDMDFYAFSYYYDRAVDLGLIDESTGGTVRVSDYIEGAKKVCNNMSDGGIKKTPFLCLDLTYISVLLQELDFPPDKELKLARQINNVETSWALGATFQCIESLRKHRMC
- the entpd6 gene encoding ectonucleoside triphosphate diphosphohydrolase 6 isoform X2, which gives rise to MKFPKLAFIFMFVGCLVLYLTYVKHHYDDSKPPVSEQLPQFRIYTHKHPTSAQVVSENFQYGIMFDAGSTGTRIHIFKFQMEPNEAPKLAHETFRAIKPGLSAYADDPEKSKEGLLELLKAAKDTVPETLWGSSPLMLRATAGLRLLPGEKANILLDKVREVFSESLFFYRPDSVSIMDGTDEGMSAWITINFLIGGLHATETPTVGMLDLGGGSTQITFALQDEKTIQTSPIDYVTSFQMFNISHALYSHSYLGLGLMSARLAVLGGFEGQPSGPQELISPCLAPDFSGQWEHTDVLYTVKGQKAGEPIYESCLKKVEKMIYKRVRKTEDVKDMDFYAFSYYYDRAVDLGLIDESTGGTVRVSDYIEGAKKVCNNMSDGGIKKTPFLCLDLTYISVLLQELDFPPDKELKLARQINNVETSWALGATFQCIESLRKHRMC